In the Bacillota bacterium genome, one interval contains:
- a CDS encoding helix-turn-helix transcriptional regulator, whose product MDVGKRIKELRESSSYSINQLARLAGVGQSTLSYIEMGAKNPTVDTLLRICKALGISLAEFFSEGQIDIPPDLRQLLHEAESLTPEQRKKLIDFIRSIKKS is encoded by the coding sequence ATGGATGTCGGGAAGCGAATTAAGGAATTGCGTGAATCATCAAGCTACAGCATTAATCAATTAGCCCGTTTGGCTGGCGTGGGGCAATCTACGCTTAGCTACATCGAGATGGGCGCAAAAAACCCTACAGTTGATACTCTCCTACGGATTTGCAAGGCTTTAGGAATATCCCTTGCTGAGTTTTTTAGCGAAGGACAAATTGACATCCCCCCTGATCTCCGTCAACTTCTCCACGAAGCTGAGAGTTTAACACCTGAACAGCGGAAAAAATTGATCGACTTCATCAGGAGCATCAAAAAAAGTTGA